The Myxocyprinus asiaticus isolate MX2 ecotype Aquarium Trade chromosome 46, UBuf_Myxa_2, whole genome shotgun sequence genome includes the window AGGTTAtcgaataaatgtttttttaaatgagggcaatatataaaactattgattttaggttgttgattttaagtatagaaCCAATATTTTAactttactgcaaaatattccaatatatgtagtttgagggtgtagggAGGCCGATTTGAGTCACGAAATGTGGACTTGCTGCTGCTTTTAGTGGGCTTTGTTGGCCACAGTTCTCCAATTGGTGgatctgctggaccatgggtagtgGAGTTCTTTACCAGGAACTCCACTGTTATAcactatttttaaacaatgatgtTGAAATAActcagactgatggcttcaacagatgcatataccatcaattaacaaccttagATTTCACAGGAGGTCTATCTTTTAAAGgttaagttatcattgaaaatcaattagtctaggGAAAACATTTGGACTTTTCACTTCGGGAACcgttaaattacacactttacgtTAACTTGTCAAAAACACCCTAAACTTATAATTTAACCCAGCTTGATTTATAAGATACACCCAAGAATCTTTCTTGTCCCTGTCTTTGTCAGACAGTAGTGAGCAGGAAAACTTGATCTTTTCTTGGATTCAGGAAATTTCTCAGATGTGGGAGATGGTCTTTTTTGCATGTTgctgttttttccccccatatCTTGTCTGCTTTTATACATCTGCTATATAACCAAATTAACTAACCATTCTTACTGAAGAAATGAGTTTTCACTTTTTGGGAAAGAGTAAAGACCTTTGCCTTATCATGTCCCCCACCTTTTCCCAAATAATTTCTACATCCTTGGTGTAATGTCAGAATGTTACTTTTCCAGCTTCTGGTACAATTCCGGAACGGTACTGATAGTCTGCATTAATCATACAGCACTTGAAAGCATGTGTGCTTTTCAAATTGTTTGTGGATTGTGATTAGATGAAAGTTCAACTTAACTTGCAAGATCCGTTTTGGGACAGATGCCTTAAAAGGCAAAACAGATGGAATGAGAGTGCAGATATGCAAGCTAAAATAACCTATACCCCTCATAATCGGAGTGCAGATATCATGAATGCATAAGGATGGAATCTGCTGTAAAATCCATACAAGGAGAAGCTTAAGAACTGATCTCTAATAAGAGAAAGTTGTCTAGAAGAACTCAAACCACACAAGATCCTCATTTCTTTTTATTCTCCAGTTTCACATTCTGAAAATCAGCATTTCTCTTAATATTATACAGCAATCTCTTGTTAGCAGTCCGTTTAATCTTGCAGTACTGCCCCAGTCTGGAAACTTCAGTAACACAGAGTATCAAGAAAATAAATCAAGAATTGCACTTATTTACTTCAAAACAGGTTATTAGACAATCAGCATCCAATAAcaaataaaacaccaaaataacACAAGGGAACACTATAAACTgctcatacatacagtatatacttatttaattgcacaaaaatgcataaatattcattacacaaatgtacaaaaacacttgtacatttttcttttttgttcaaaTATTCTCCAAGCAGACACAGAGCAGAAGTTTGGTGAGAACAGGATAGAAGTTGGATTGAAGATCTCAATCTAATCCGCTCAGAGTTCACACACCACACAGAAACATAACCAGTGCATAAcagtttttaaaatagaaaacaaaacacagaaattGGACAGTCATCAAAATtgcaaaaacaagacaaattctGAAAACATTTAGGGTTAAACGGGACGTCTATTTGTGGCAACACGTACACAACTGAACAGATATGACATTTTGCATTCCAAAACTCATGCGTTAATGCATGCAGAATGACGACCCCACCTCCCCCCAAAACATCCAACTGACAAAGTAGCTAGAAACATTGACATCTGCGTGTGATTGGCTCGTCAAGCGCAAGTTTTGAAATGGAGACAGTACCATGAGGTTTGTCAAGAGTCCTCGGCATCTCACCTCGTTCTCAGAGTGCTTTAGAGAAGATATCCTCCACAAAAATAATCCATGCATCAATTAAATAAacatgattaaattaaatattgagCCCAGTTCCCCTTACTTCAAAACAGGAGCAGAAAACAAAATGTCCGGTACTGAATAAATGGCATCTGTGGAAAGAATGAATAACGCATAAAACTATAAACATAGTCAAGTGACCATGTGCAGGAGTTGAGAAGCAAGCATACTCACTGAACTTAACAAAACTGGCGTGATTTCCACCCTGGTGGCGAACCATCAGAAGGTGACGGGTACCAGCGCATCTGCAAAAAGAGATTAACATAGGATTAACAACATTAATAAATACCAAAAATGAGACTTCAATAGGTTCTCCAAGACATGAGGAAAGCAAATATTCCATTTAGGGAGGTCGCTGGAAACTAATACACTGATTAGAATCCGTAacaccaaaacactttaaaacacCCAAAAAGAACCATATAGGCAACTCAAGAACCCTATAAAAAGCACAAAATGGTTGTAGATAAGATTAGGATTCTTTCTTGAACTTCAGGCAGAAATTAAGTATGCAAGGTGTTCACAGATGCAAGCGCATTGCCAACGTGCATTCCGGTTAAACACGCTTGGCATCCATTCTTGTTACAGTGGCGTAACAAACTTccgtactcaagggggcgatagagttaccttcagaagtctgtgccattaaacgaTGTGCTATTATTCAGGCAAGTTACTATAATTATACTGattaacttgctcagcaatattctcttcaaactgttgctttgCCATAAcagtttatattaaaaaaaaaaaaaaaaaaaaaaaaacacctcactgTAGAATCAAACAGTTCACATTAATGtctgctatagcaccccttgtggtgACACTGAGAATGCAAAGCATATGAATTGCATTGTTTTATGAACTGTGGTCGGACATTTCGGAATGTAAAAGCACACAAAATTTAGctttgcgttcacatacttgtaTAGCACGTTTCTACCTTAAAATGCTACAAAAAGAACCCTtgaaaaaaggaacaaaaaagtCTTCAGGCATTTTAACTGCAATGTACTGCTGCTAGTATGAATGCACTGCCCAAGCAGGAAACTCTTATCAGTGCATCTATAAACATCTTTCAGCAAGATGATATTAACTCCTTTCCCGTCCTGCCTTCTCAAACCACGCCTCACTTGTCAAGGACCAGAGACTGACAATCAGCCTGGCATGTCCGTTTCAGCCTTTAACTCACTTATTCCAAACTTCCGACATTCTTTACAAGAAGTTTGAATGCAACTGACCAACAGCATACAGAGAGCGTAGTCCATTAAATTAACAGTTTTAAATCTCACTCTAGTAGGTTTGTGTTGGTAAAGGTTCATTGTAGGGCAAGCGTTGTTCTTCTGGTCATTTAGCCGCACACTCAAATTGCGTTATCACGCAAACATGCCAGAggaattccatttttattttccttGCAGTAAATGATAGCGCAGAAGTTGATGCAAATCATTAAGGATCATCAAGTACCAGAAAGTTGGGCAACTGTTTTTGCCACTTTTATAGATGGccgtttcttcaacttcagacaCTTAGTACTGTGAACTTCTAGAAAGTGAAGGCTTGTTAAAACACTTAAACTTTAATTTGTCTACCAAAGATTTGGTTGTCATTAAGCACATATCAAATTCAGTAtggtgtttaatagaattctgtggtgaaaatgaccggtgatggaaataaatgaaCATCACTTTATATAAAAATGGCAGACTCCTTTGAATTATCATTTTATAGCTAACATTGTGtccttaaatacaaattaaattttacacatTACATAATTCACAAATTCCAACACGATTGGAAATGtactgctcacaagtgatatttaccttgatttctTTATTCAATCATGTCTCATTTCATCAATCATGCTCTTCACtaacttttgtccacttggttaaaaAGTATACTAACTTTCAAAAAACAACTTAATTTgggcaaaattgtttgttgtATTGGAAAATGTCACAACAGTGGGACAGTCATAAATTTCAGAAACATTTATAGAAATCAGTTCCtcacaaatattgaaatggtcAGTCTTCTCTTGGTTAAGATTAGCATAGCTTTAAACATGTAATTTGTTTAAATGgaattttattgtttaatatCGAGAAGTATGCTGGAAAACATGCGCTAACTGGCAGGCCAATGCTTACAAAACTACACATACGAGTGAAAAAAGGTCAGTCACTAAAAGTTCTAGAAGGTTCTTCATTCTCATTaacgtacaaaaaaaaaaacctcttcaACTATATGGTTAAACAAATTTACATTATGAATGTGAAATTTTAACTTGCATACTTCACAATATAATAAATTAACGAGTTTGACTCTGAAGATCCTGAGGGCGACATTGCGTAAATGACTGTGCTAGCGTGTGgatactccctctctctctccctccctctctccctccctccctccctctctctctccctctctctctctctcctctccctctctctccctctccctctccctctccccccCCAGAGAGAACAAAACCTTTTACAACCTCTTGGAGATCCTGACAAAGCACACTTGCATCTTCAGTCAACCGCAGCCCAAATAAGATCCTTAAACAAGATGTTCTTGGGCTTTTTCTTAAGATCATAATCTCGCTTTAAGTCAGAATTTTTATTTGCAACCACAAGCCCATCTCTAGTTCTGAAGATCACATGTGCATGTATGCTGTATAACTCATGAGACTTTGCAGGCAAAATCCATGACCTTTCACTCTCACTGGGTTGCCATGACAACTAACTTTACAGTCTAGTTGTCTGGTCGATAAACTTGCTGTCAGGACGGAGGCCATGTTCGAAATCTTAAACATACTACCCTTAGCATTTCATTACTTAATAGCTTGTACAGTACGCTGCACAGTACGCATTTTCTGAATGTATTGAATACCAGGGTGATCTACAGTGTTCAATAAAGTTAGTATTCCTTCCCAAACACCGTTAATGTCTAAGCTGCTCGTATTTccttgaatgtgaaaacatttaatGCCAAATAACACCTCTTACTGTATGCTCTCCAAACTAGTGTACAGATTTAAAAGTTTCACCAGTACAAATGTGAAAACTACAAGAGTATTTCAAGGCAAGCTGTTTGTGGGGGAGGATTTTAACGTGCTGCATTTAATAGATCGTAAAAGCAttcacacgttttttttttttggctaaagTTTAACTGGCCCTCTCTGGGCACAGATTCACTCAACAGCTAAGTCATAATCTAACCTGTGATGCAATTAAAAACAGCTTTTTGCTGATGTGATTGCTTGGCAACGCTCTCAGGCCGAGGAATGCCATTCAGGGGGATTCTAGATAAATCACGCCCAGACATATTCAGAGCGAACTTCAAACATCTCTTTTGGCTTTATgacccatttccacctggtattaacacGCATCTCATAGGATCCGTTCACGTGGTCAGGCAAGACGTCGCTGTTTAAACCTGGTTGCTTTCAGTCTCCCGTGACAACTAGTGATTGAATTTgtaggggagggtctctgtttgaCAATCAATAAATCGACAATCACtgttgcactttaatatcatgcagtaacacactgacaaagtCCGAAAAGAcagtgcgaaaaaaaaaaaaacccaaacagGCATGCCGTTtctcccagatgtgtttgaaatTTAATCCAAGAACCGCaccatgtcaagcagaattatccattattttagtggattacctgtattaaaagaGCTTCAGGTGTTAGTGCTCGTCATCTGTATTGATAAACACACTAACGAAGATCTGTGAAACACTTGTGATGGTGTATGTGCCCGCTTATTTTATGATTGGACTcagtctttttaaaaaataaaaaataactcatAACAGCAAATTTGAAAAAGTTGTTTTAGTGCAGCAGCtgactgacaggtgaggggtggggCTTCACTGCTGCCAGAACACATACAGGACAGATTAGAGTTTACGTTTCAAATGTGCTGTGGATACGtgtttgaccacatttgtatgtggtttgtGTTCCgagcacaaaatgttttagacctgCATTTAGGGCTGCCACatatgatcggatcacccgaaacgcatcttaataccaggtttaAATGGGGCCTACGGGACAGGTTAGGAGACCAATATGCACTCCACTGAAAATGAAAGGGAGGCCAAATATGATCCATATACTATCCACCCTATATAGTATGAAACATGATTAAATACACCCCAAAACATgcattgggagaaaaaaaaaaaagccattaatTTGCAATTAACTTTCAAACATgcacatttttatgcatttgagccaatattgcccacaatccactaTACAAGTGGATTGGTttgtgaaggttttttttttgcaatgcatgttGAATAGTATTGCGCACACTTGCttcatttacaaatatttaaaatcgTTGCCATTTTATACTGGGATTGAGCTAAGGCCGGCCCTTCACAATGATGGCAATTTTCAGCAAAAGCAACCTGAAATAATAATTCAGGAGTTAGTGGTTGATGCAACATGAGCAACAGAAACCATTGACAATGCGATAAGGTTTCAGTTGAGTTTATGCAAATGAACCACCAACTGTACAGTGCACTAAAATAAagagctcacccaaaaattacaaaagCTAGAAAAGGGACCCAAAAAGTATCAAAGCAATCCATGCAGCTTGTGTGTAATgcctccaagtcttctgaaggtataTGATAAGGTTTTGGTGAGAATCAGCCGCAAATGTGTAATTTCAGCAAAAATCTAAATGCCCGTTGAGCGTCATGAggagctcattcacagtggcatgCATTCACACTAACAAGTTTCCTAATGAATATGCATCTATCAAAAGCACTCATGAATGTGGACAAAGACTTTTGCTGAAACATGCAAACTTACATTGAGATGTGAGAAACAACCCCAAATgcatgctttcagaagacttgataTTTGATGTACGAGTTGCATGAACTACTTCTGATACTTTTGAGTCTTAAgggcataaggttgagtaaaatATGACCAAATGTAGATTTTGGGAAAATTGAACCTTTCCTTTAACTTTCTGCTGTGCAGCAAACACTTGCACGCTTCACAGGCAGAACTTGgtatttaaaccaactgattaaaaggagaggagacagtgatGGTCAAAGATGGCACACACACTGGCTGGTCCCTCACCTGGGCGTGCAGGGCAGCAgccgcagcagcagcagcaggatAGGTGAAGGCGGTGTGAGGCAGGCCTGGGGTCAGTTCAGTTGTGTACAGAGGATACGGAGCCCACGCCTCAGGGGATGCTGGGATCAGTGCTGCCCCTGTCAGGTCATCTATAGAAACACCTGTACATTACATACAGAACCACATGCTGAATTACTATGAACGATACTACAGAAGGTTTGTGGTTTACTCACATGGGTCTCGAGCGATGAAGTGCGCACCTAGAGCTGGGTGCAGATTGGAAGGGTTCGGTGTACCCATCAGTTTGTTCTTCGCCATCTTTGTGTTGGCTTTAGCAAACTCCAGACGCAGCGTCTGAGGACTCTCTGGATCGAAGCGGATTCCCTGAGAACAAACAAGATCAGAGGCCATGACACCTATCCAGTATGTAAATTATAAAATGACTTTCAGAAAGTTGACTTTAAGAAGGTATTTCAATTGGTAATTTACAGGACACAAATCTATTCATCTCACACAATGCAAATCA containing:
- the LOC127435614 gene encoding RNA-binding protein, mRNA-processing factor 2a-like, which codes for MSLKSDSEPNASVSLEEEVRTLFVSGLPVDIKPRELYLLFRPFKGYEGSLIKLTSKQPVGFVTFDSRSGAEAAKNALNGIRFDPESPQTLRLEFAKANTKMAKNKLMGTPNPSNLHPALGAHFIARDPYDLTGAALIPASPEAWAPYPLYTTELTPGLPHTAFTYPAAAAAAAALHAQMRWYPSPSDGSPPGWKSRQFC